A single region of the Penaeus vannamei isolate JL-2024 chromosome 23, ASM4276789v1, whole genome shotgun sequence genome encodes:
- the ValRS gene encoding valine--tRNA ligase isoform X2: MADQPTQDPAAAAEGDAKPKTAKQLEKEAKKAAKLAKFAEKQAKAAEMKSDGPKQEKKPKKVEEKKVATYDLPTAPGEKKDITVDLPAQYSPKYVEAAWNAWWKKEGFFKPEYGRNLNEPNPKGSFVMVIPPPNVTGTLHLGHALTNSIEDAICRWHRMKGYTTLWVPGCDHAGIATQVAVEKKVKREEGKTRHDLGREEFIKRVWQWKNEKGDRIYQQMEEMGSSLDWDRATFTMDAGPQEAVKEAFVRMHEDGTIYRSNRLVNWSCTLKSAISDIEVEKKELPGRTEMIVPGYTDKVEFGVLVSFAYPVEDSDEKIIVATTRIETMLGDTAVAVHPKDERYKHLHGKMVIHPFTNRKLPILQDDFVEMEFGTGAVKITPAHDPNDYEVGKRHNLPFLTIFTDDGFIVDGYGQFAGMKRFDARKAVLEALKEKGLYIETKDNPMVVPVCSRSKDIIEPMIKPQWYVKCLDMAAKAVEAVKSGELEIIPKMHEKTWFHWMEEMRDWCISRQLWWGHQIPAYFVEIEGSTSPLEDKDDYWVSGRSEEEARQKAAKKFNVPAEKIKLTQDPDVLDTWFSSGLFPFSVFGWPKQTRDMELFYPNSLLETGHDILFFWVARMVFFGQKLLGKLPFKQVYLHAMLRDAHGRKMSKSLGNVIDPVDVILGITLKELNSKLEENSNLDPREIEKAKEGQKRDYPQGIPECGTDALRFALCAYTAQGRDINLDVLRVNGYRNFCNKLWNATKFALMNLGKDFKPHESLKTLQEMVKSRSSNSPANSSHTTTGPSNNIQCSDNNLPSLVELNNTLEQYSYIEGYRPTQADLHVLERLGKTCASLSQYPHLLRWYCHMSSFSQEERKSLPKAGHTHVSSSIGSRREGNSLSMVDKWMLHQLSVAVKECNAAFKEFNFPRATTALYNLWWYQLCDVYLECLKPVMYSDNEDAKNLSRNVLYTALHVGLTLISPFMPFLSEELFQRLPPRTANQPPSICVTPYPESEEYDIFFDEKVDEKFKFGQKVIGEVRSAKAKYDIPNKTRIELTLQSENEDNRATLESLIQDIATLSVSDVKISTEKPKGSVPTPVTADTVAWMKLQGLVNLGKCQEKIQKRIQDAEEKLKALQVEMAKPGYEKVPEEVQARNNTKKLDLEAELEQSKDAITKILAMETE, encoded by the exons ATGGCAGATCAACCCACTCAAGACCCTGCAGCTGCGGCGGAAGGGGACGCCAAGCCCAAAACGGCAAAGCAACTGGAGAAGGAAGCCAAGAAAGCCGCCAAGTTAGCGAAATTCGCGGAAAAGCAAGCTAAGGCCGCCGAGATGAAATCGGATGGGCCGAAACAGGAGAAAAAACCGAAGAAAGTTGAAGAA AAAAAAGTTGCCACATATGACTTGCCAACAGCTCCAGGTGAAAAGAAGGACATAACTGTTGATTTGCCGGCACAATATAGCCCAAAATATGTTGAAGCTGCATGGAATGcctggtggaagaaggagggtttCTTCAAGCCAGAGTATGGG AGAAATTTGAATGAGCCAAATCCAAAAGGGAGTTTTGTTATGGTAATTCCCCCACCAAATGTCACAGGAACCCTTCATCTAGGTCATGCACTCACAAATTCAATCGAAGATGCTATCTGCCGCTG GCACAGAATGAAAGGTTACACAACGTTATGGGTGCCTGGCTGTGATCATGCCGGTATTGCTACTCAGGTTGCTGTGGAAAAGAAGGTCaaacgagaagaaggaaagactCGACACGATCTAGGACGAGAAGAGTTTATTAAGCGTGTTTGGCAGTGGAAGAATGA GAAAGGTGACCGTATTTATCAGCAGATGGAGGAGATGGGATCATCTCTGGACTGGGATCGTGCAACATTCACTATGGATGCTGGACCTCAGGAAGCTGTCAAGGAGGCATTTGTTAGAATGCATGAAGATGGGACAATTTACAGGTCAAACAGGCTTGTTAACTGGTCCTGCACCCTCAAATCGGCCATCTCTGATATTGAG GTAGAGAAGAAGGAGCTGCCAGGCCGCACAGAAATGATAGTACCAGGTTACACGGACAAAGTAGAATTCGGTGTACTAGTATCATTTGCTTATCCAGTAGAAGATTCTGATGAAAAGATCATTGTTGCAACTACACGTATTGAGACCATGCTTGGAGATACTGCTGTAGCTGTCCACCCAAAGGATGAGAG ATACAAACATCTACATGGTAAGATGGTCATCCATCCATTCACGAACCGCAAGCTGCCAATTCTCCAGGATGATTTTGTAGAGATGGAATTTGGTACTGGTGCCGTAAAGATAACTCCAGCTCACGATCCCAATGATTATGAAGTTGGAAAGAGGCACAATCTCCCATTCCTCACCATATTTACGGATGATGGATTTATTGTAGATGGTTATGGCCAGTTTGct GGAATGAAGCGATTTGATGCCCGTAAGGCTGTGTTAGAAGCCCTGAAGGAAAAGGGTCTCTATATTGAAACAAAGGATAACCCTATGGTGGTTCCTGTGTGTTCAAGATCCAAAGATATCATTGAACCAATGATCAAACCACAGTG GTATGTGAAATGCCTTGATATGGCAGCTAAGGCTGTTGAGGCTGTAAAGTCAGGAGAGTTGGAAATCATTCCCAAGATGCATGAGAAGACCTGGTTCCACTGGATGGAAGAGATGCGGGATTGGTGCATTTCAAGGCAGCTTTGGTGGGGCCATCAGATTCCTGCTTACTTTGTGGAAATTGAAGGGTCAACTTCACCTTTGGAAGAT AAGGATGACTATTGGGTCAGTGGTCGATCTGAGGAAGAAGCCCGGCAGAAAGCTGCCAAGAAGTTTAACGTACCTGCAGAAAAGATAAAGCTGACACAAGATCCTGATGTATTGGACACCTGGTTCAGTTCTGGCCTGTTCCCATTCTCAGTCTTCGGTTGGCCCAAACAG ACTCGGGATATGGAATTGTTCTACCCCAACTCCCTTCTAGAGACAGGCCACGATATTCTCTTCTTTTGGGTTGCCAGAATGGTTTTCTTTGGGCAGAAATTATTGGGCAAACTTCCTTTCAA GCAGGTGTACCTTCATGCCATGTTGCGTGATGCTCATGGACGCAAGATGAGCAAATCCTTAGGCAATGTTATTGATCCAGTTGATGTCATCCTTGGCATTACACTAAAG GAACTCAATAGCAAACTTGAGGAAAATAGCAACCTGGACCCACGTGAAATCGAGAAAGCCAAAGAGGGACAGAAGCGGGACTACCCTCAAGGAATCCCTGAGTGTGGCACTGATGCCCTTCGTTTTGCTCTTTGCGCCTACACAGCTCAAG GTCGTGATATCAACCTGGATGTTCTACGTGTCAATGGTTATAGGAATTTCTGCAACAAGCTGTGGAATGCCACCAAATTTGCACTAATGAACCTTGGCAAAGATTTCAAGCCACATGAATCTTTGAAGACCTTACAAGAGATG GTCAAATCAAGAAGCAGCAATAGTCCAGCTAATTCCAGCCACACCACAACTGGTCCGTCCAACAACATTCAGTGTAGTGATAATAACTTACCAAGCTTAGTGGAATTGAACAATACGTTAGAACAGTACAGTTATATTGAAGGATACAGGCCGACACAAGCTGACCTTCACGTGCTCGAAAGATTAGGAAAAACATGTGCATCTCTGTCACAGTACCCACACCTCTTGCGCTGGTATTGCCATATGTCCAGTTTTTCACAAGAGGAGAGGAAGTCCCTCCCTAAAGCAGGGCACACTCATGTATCTTCTTCCATAGGTAGTCGTAGGGAG GGCAACAGCTTAAGCATGGTGGACAAGTGGATGCTACACCAACTTTCAGTAGCTGTGAAAGAGTGTAACGCTGCCTTCAAGGAGTTCAACTTCCCTCGAGCAACCACAGCCCTGTATAACCTTTGGTGGTACCAGCTGTGTGATGTGTACTTG GAATGTCTGAAGCCAGTCATGTACTCTGACAATGAGGATGCAAAGAACTTAAGCCGTAATGTTTTATACACAGCTTTACATGTTGGATTGACTCTCATTTCCCCATTCATGCCATTCTTGTCTGAGGAATTGTTCCAGCGGCTTCCACCACGAACAGCAAACCAGCCACCATCAATCTGTGTCACGCCATATCCAGAATCTGAAGAG TATGATATCTTCTTTGATGAGAAAGTTGATGAGAAATTCAAATTTGGCCAAAAGGTTATTGGTGAAGTGAGGTCAGCCAAGGCCAAGTATGACATTCCCAACAAAACAAGGATTGAAT TGACCCTACAGTCAGAAAATGAAGATAACAGAGCTACCCTGGAGTCCTTGATTCAAGATATTGCAACGTTGTCAGTATCAGATGTTAAAATCTCAACTGAGAAGCCAAAGGGATCTGTCCCCACACCTGTAACAGCAGACACTGTAGCTTGGATGAAGTTGCAG GGATTGGTAAATCTTGGCAAATGTCAGGAAAAGATCCAGAAAAGGATACAGGATGCAGAGGAGAAGCTGAAGGCTCTTCAGGTTGAAATGGCTAAGCCAGGGTATGAAAAG GTGCCTGAGGAAGTCCAAGCAAGAAATAACACCAAAAAGCTCGATTTGGAAGCAGAACTGGAGCAGAGTAAGGACGCCATCACCAAGATATTAGCCATGGAAACGGAGTAG
- the ValRS gene encoding valine--tRNA ligase isoform X1, protein MADQPTQDPAAAAEGDAKPKTAKQLEKEAKKAAKLAKFAEKQAKAAEMKSDGPKQEKKPKKVEEKKVATYDLPTAPGEKKDITVDLPAQYSPKYVEAAWNAWWKKEGFFKPEYGRNLNEPNPKGSFVMVIPPPNVTGTLHLGHALTNSIEDAICRWHRMKGYTTLWVPGCDHAGIATQVAVEKKVKREEGKTRHDLGREEFIKRVWQWKNEKGDRIYQQMEEMGSSLDWDRATFTMDAGPQEAVKEAFVRMHEDGTIYRSNRLVNWSCTLKSAISDIEVEKKELPGRTEMIVPGYTDKVEFGVLVSFAYPVEDSDEKIIVATTRIETMLGDTAVAVHPKDERYKHLHGKMVIHPFTNRKLPILQDDFVEMEFGTGAVKITPAHDPNDYEVGKRHNLPFLTIFTDDGFIVDGYGQFAGMKRFDARKAVLEALKEKGLYIETKDNPMVVPVCSRSKDIIEPMIKPQWYVKCLDMAAKAVEAVKSGELEIIPKMHEKTWFHWMEEMRDWCISRQLWWGHQIPAYFVEIEGSTSPLEDKDDYWVSGRSEEEARQKAAKKFNVPAEKIKLTQDPDVLDTWFSSGLFPFSVFGWPKQTRDMELFYPNSLLETGHDILFFWVARMVFFGQKLLGKLPFKQVYLHAMLRDAHGRKMSKSLGNVIDPVDVILGITLKELNSKLEENSNLDPREIEKAKEGQKRDYPQGIPECGTDALRFALCAYTAQGRDINLDVLRVNGYRNFCNKLWNATKFALMNLGKDFKPHESLKTLQEMGNSLSMVDKWMLHQLSVAVKECNAAFKEFNFPRATTALYNLWWYQLCDVYLECLKPVMYSDNEDAKNLSRNVLYTALHVGLTLISPFMPFLSEELFQRLPPRTANQPPSICVTPYPESEEYDIFFDEKVDEKFKFGQKVIGEVRSAKAKYDIPNKTRIELTLQSENEDNRATLESLIQDIATLSVSDVKISTEKPKGSVPTPVTADTVAWMKLQGLVNLGKCQEKIQKRIQDAEEKLKALQVEMAKPGYEKVPEEVQARNNTKKLDLEAELEQSKDAITKILAMETE, encoded by the exons ATGGCAGATCAACCCACTCAAGACCCTGCAGCTGCGGCGGAAGGGGACGCCAAGCCCAAAACGGCAAAGCAACTGGAGAAGGAAGCCAAGAAAGCCGCCAAGTTAGCGAAATTCGCGGAAAAGCAAGCTAAGGCCGCCGAGATGAAATCGGATGGGCCGAAACAGGAGAAAAAACCGAAGAAAGTTGAAGAA AAAAAAGTTGCCACATATGACTTGCCAACAGCTCCAGGTGAAAAGAAGGACATAACTGTTGATTTGCCGGCACAATATAGCCCAAAATATGTTGAAGCTGCATGGAATGcctggtggaagaaggagggtttCTTCAAGCCAGAGTATGGG AGAAATTTGAATGAGCCAAATCCAAAAGGGAGTTTTGTTATGGTAATTCCCCCACCAAATGTCACAGGAACCCTTCATCTAGGTCATGCACTCACAAATTCAATCGAAGATGCTATCTGCCGCTG GCACAGAATGAAAGGTTACACAACGTTATGGGTGCCTGGCTGTGATCATGCCGGTATTGCTACTCAGGTTGCTGTGGAAAAGAAGGTCaaacgagaagaaggaaagactCGACACGATCTAGGACGAGAAGAGTTTATTAAGCGTGTTTGGCAGTGGAAGAATGA GAAAGGTGACCGTATTTATCAGCAGATGGAGGAGATGGGATCATCTCTGGACTGGGATCGTGCAACATTCACTATGGATGCTGGACCTCAGGAAGCTGTCAAGGAGGCATTTGTTAGAATGCATGAAGATGGGACAATTTACAGGTCAAACAGGCTTGTTAACTGGTCCTGCACCCTCAAATCGGCCATCTCTGATATTGAG GTAGAGAAGAAGGAGCTGCCAGGCCGCACAGAAATGATAGTACCAGGTTACACGGACAAAGTAGAATTCGGTGTACTAGTATCATTTGCTTATCCAGTAGAAGATTCTGATGAAAAGATCATTGTTGCAACTACACGTATTGAGACCATGCTTGGAGATACTGCTGTAGCTGTCCACCCAAAGGATGAGAG ATACAAACATCTACATGGTAAGATGGTCATCCATCCATTCACGAACCGCAAGCTGCCAATTCTCCAGGATGATTTTGTAGAGATGGAATTTGGTACTGGTGCCGTAAAGATAACTCCAGCTCACGATCCCAATGATTATGAAGTTGGAAAGAGGCACAATCTCCCATTCCTCACCATATTTACGGATGATGGATTTATTGTAGATGGTTATGGCCAGTTTGct GGAATGAAGCGATTTGATGCCCGTAAGGCTGTGTTAGAAGCCCTGAAGGAAAAGGGTCTCTATATTGAAACAAAGGATAACCCTATGGTGGTTCCTGTGTGTTCAAGATCCAAAGATATCATTGAACCAATGATCAAACCACAGTG GTATGTGAAATGCCTTGATATGGCAGCTAAGGCTGTTGAGGCTGTAAAGTCAGGAGAGTTGGAAATCATTCCCAAGATGCATGAGAAGACCTGGTTCCACTGGATGGAAGAGATGCGGGATTGGTGCATTTCAAGGCAGCTTTGGTGGGGCCATCAGATTCCTGCTTACTTTGTGGAAATTGAAGGGTCAACTTCACCTTTGGAAGAT AAGGATGACTATTGGGTCAGTGGTCGATCTGAGGAAGAAGCCCGGCAGAAAGCTGCCAAGAAGTTTAACGTACCTGCAGAAAAGATAAAGCTGACACAAGATCCTGATGTATTGGACACCTGGTTCAGTTCTGGCCTGTTCCCATTCTCAGTCTTCGGTTGGCCCAAACAG ACTCGGGATATGGAATTGTTCTACCCCAACTCCCTTCTAGAGACAGGCCACGATATTCTCTTCTTTTGGGTTGCCAGAATGGTTTTCTTTGGGCAGAAATTATTGGGCAAACTTCCTTTCAA GCAGGTGTACCTTCATGCCATGTTGCGTGATGCTCATGGACGCAAGATGAGCAAATCCTTAGGCAATGTTATTGATCCAGTTGATGTCATCCTTGGCATTACACTAAAG GAACTCAATAGCAAACTTGAGGAAAATAGCAACCTGGACCCACGTGAAATCGAGAAAGCCAAAGAGGGACAGAAGCGGGACTACCCTCAAGGAATCCCTGAGTGTGGCACTGATGCCCTTCGTTTTGCTCTTTGCGCCTACACAGCTCAAG GTCGTGATATCAACCTGGATGTTCTACGTGTCAATGGTTATAGGAATTTCTGCAACAAGCTGTGGAATGCCACCAAATTTGCACTAATGAACCTTGGCAAAGATTTCAAGCCACATGAATCTTTGAAGACCTTACAAGAGATG GGCAACAGCTTAAGCATGGTGGACAAGTGGATGCTACACCAACTTTCAGTAGCTGTGAAAGAGTGTAACGCTGCCTTCAAGGAGTTCAACTTCCCTCGAGCAACCACAGCCCTGTATAACCTTTGGTGGTACCAGCTGTGTGATGTGTACTTG GAATGTCTGAAGCCAGTCATGTACTCTGACAATGAGGATGCAAAGAACTTAAGCCGTAATGTTTTATACACAGCTTTACATGTTGGATTGACTCTCATTTCCCCATTCATGCCATTCTTGTCTGAGGAATTGTTCCAGCGGCTTCCACCACGAACAGCAAACCAGCCACCATCAATCTGTGTCACGCCATATCCAGAATCTGAAGAG TATGATATCTTCTTTGATGAGAAAGTTGATGAGAAATTCAAATTTGGCCAAAAGGTTATTGGTGAAGTGAGGTCAGCCAAGGCCAAGTATGACATTCCCAACAAAACAAGGATTGAAT TGACCCTACAGTCAGAAAATGAAGATAACAGAGCTACCCTGGAGTCCTTGATTCAAGATATTGCAACGTTGTCAGTATCAGATGTTAAAATCTCAACTGAGAAGCCAAAGGGATCTGTCCCCACACCTGTAACAGCAGACACTGTAGCTTGGATGAAGTTGCAG GGATTGGTAAATCTTGGCAAATGTCAGGAAAAGATCCAGAAAAGGATACAGGATGCAGAGGAGAAGCTGAAGGCTCTTCAGGTTGAAATGGCTAAGCCAGGGTATGAAAAG GTGCCTGAGGAAGTCCAAGCAAGAAATAACACCAAAAAGCTCGATTTGGAAGCAGAACTGGAGCAGAGTAAGGACGCCATCACCAAGATATTAGCCATGGAAACGGAGTAG